In Mastigocladopsis repens PCC 10914, a single window of DNA contains:
- the acs gene encoding acetate--CoA ligase, which produces MSQPTIESILQEKRLFHPSQEFSQKAQIKSLEEYQRLYDKAKADPQKFWAELAEQELHWFQKWDTILDWQPPFVKWFVNGKINISYNCLDRHLTTWRKNKAAIIWEGEPGDSRTLTYAQLHREVCQFANVLKQLGVKKGDRVGIYMPMIPEAAIAMLACARIGAPHSVVFGGFSAEALRDRLIDAQAKLVVTADGGWRKDAIVPLKEQVDKALADGAVPSVENVLVVKRTGQDTNMTSGRDQWWHDLQKGVSADCPAEPMDSEDMLFILYTSGSTGKPKGVVHTTGGYNLYTHMTTKWIFDLQETDVYWCTADVGWITGHSYIVYGPLSNGATTVMYEGAPRASNPGCTWDIIEKLGVTVFYTAPTAIRAFIKMGEHLPNARNLSSLRLLGTVGEPINPEAWMWYHRVIGGENCPIVDTWWQTETGGIMITPLPGAIPTKPGSATRPFPGILADVVDLEGNPVGDNEGGYLVVRHPWPGMMRTVYGDPERFRRTYWEHIPPQDGNYLYFAGDGARRDEDGYFWVMGRVDDVINVSGHRLGTMEIESALVSHPTVAEAAVVGKPDDLKGEEIVAFVTLEGGNNPSEELSKELKKHVVQEIGAIARPGEIRFTDALPKTRSGKIMRRLLRNLAAGQEVSGDTSTLEDKGVLDKLRQGA; this is translated from the coding sequence ATGTCTCAACCCACGATAGAATCAATCCTTCAAGAAAAGCGTTTATTCCACCCAAGCCAAGAATTTTCCCAAAAAGCCCAAATCAAAAGCTTGGAAGAATACCAGCGCCTTTACGACAAAGCGAAAGCTGATCCCCAAAAATTCTGGGCGGAATTGGCAGAACAAGAGTTGCACTGGTTCCAAAAGTGGGACACAATTCTAGATTGGCAACCGCCCTTTGTTAAATGGTTCGTCAACGGCAAAATTAATATTTCTTACAACTGTCTTGACAGACATCTCACCACTTGGCGCAAGAATAAAGCTGCGATTATTTGGGAAGGGGAACCAGGAGACTCGCGCACTCTCACCTACGCCCAACTGCATCGGGAAGTTTGCCAGTTTGCTAATGTGCTGAAGCAACTGGGTGTGAAAAAGGGCGATCGCGTGGGCATTTATATGCCAATGATTCCCGAAGCGGCGATCGCCATGCTAGCCTGTGCGAGAATAGGCGCACCTCACAGCGTTGTCTTTGGTGGTTTTAGTGCAGAAGCTTTGCGAGACAGGCTGATCGATGCTCAAGCAAAACTCGTAGTTACCGCTGATGGTGGTTGGCGCAAGGATGCAATTGTACCTCTCAAAGAGCAAGTAGACAAAGCTTTAGCTGACGGTGCTGTTCCCAGCGTAGAAAATGTTCTAGTTGTCAAGCGTACCGGACAAGATACCAATATGACATCGGGACGCGACCAATGGTGGCATGATTTACAAAAAGGTGTCTCTGCAGATTGTCCCGCCGAACCGATGGACAGCGAAGATATGCTGTTCATCCTCTACACTTCTGGTAGCACTGGCAAACCTAAAGGCGTTGTGCATACAACGGGTGGTTATAACTTATATACCCACATGACCACCAAATGGATTTTCGACCTGCAAGAAACAGATGTATATTGGTGTACTGCTGACGTAGGTTGGATTACGGGTCATAGCTACATCGTTTACGGTCCCCTTTCCAATGGTGCAACAACGGTGATGTACGAAGGCGCGCCTCGTGCCTCTAACCCTGGCTGCACGTGGGACATTATCGAGAAACTCGGCGTTACCGTTTTTTATACCGCACCTACTGCCATTCGTGCCTTTATCAAGATGGGCGAACACTTACCCAACGCGCGAAACCTATCTTCCCTACGCTTGCTGGGAACGGTGGGCGAACCAATTAACCCAGAAGCTTGGATGTGGTATCACCGAGTGATTGGCGGCGAAAATTGTCCAATTGTTGATACATGGTGGCAAACAGAAACTGGCGGTATCATGATTACACCGTTACCTGGGGCAATTCCTACCAAACCTGGTTCCGCCACTCGTCCCTTCCCTGGTATCTTAGCCGATGTCGTGGATTTAGAAGGCAACCCTGTAGGCGACAACGAAGGCGGTTACTTGGTCGTGCGGCATCCTTGGCCTGGTATGATGCGAACAGTATACGGCGATCCAGAACGCTTCCGCCGCACTTATTGGGAACATATCCCCCCCCAGGATGGAAACTATCTCTACTTTGCTGGTGATGGCGCAAGACGCGATGAAGATGGTTACTTCTGGGTGATGGGGCGCGTCGATGATGTTATAAATGTTTCCGGGCATAGACTGGGAACAATGGAAATTGAATCAGCCTTAGTTTCGCACCCCACCGTAGCTGAAGCCGCTGTAGTAGGCAAACCCGATGACCTGAAAGGGGAAGAGATAGTTGCTTTTGTAACTTTAGAAGGTGGTAATAACCCCAGTGAAGAACTGAGTAAAGAACTGAAAAAACACGTTGTGCAGGAAATTGGGGCGATCGCCCGTCCTGGAGAAATTCGCTTTACCGACGCTTTGCCCAAAACTCGTTCTGGTAAGATTATGCGGCGGTTGCTGCGGAATCTGGCTGCAGGGCAAGAAGTTTCCGGCGATACCTCTACCCTAGAAGATAAAGGCGTGTTGGATAAGCTGCGCCAAGGTGCTTAA